In one Maledivibacter sp. genomic region, the following are encoded:
- a CDS encoding glycerol-3-phosphate acyltransferase → MNEFIITALIGYCLGNFQTSYILGKFLKKVDIRQLGNGNAGASNATKTLGWKYGIVIALMDILKAVFAVAIVRRLYPHSDVLFFLAGLFTILGHVYPVLLGFKGGKGTASLIGMVLGIDYRIGILLFLLLASITIITDYIAVGTIIVVSLFPILAYVFGYSTQSVVICIFIALLSIYKHLSNVKNIINKKEPGLRKTIKRRKK, encoded by the coding sequence ATGAATGAATTTATAATCACGGCATTAATTGGCTATTGTTTAGGTAACTTTCAAACCTCCTATATATTAGGAAAATTTCTGAAAAAGGTAGATATACGCCAGTTGGGGAATGGCAATGCAGGAGCATCTAATGCAACAAAAACCTTAGGTTGGAAATATGGAATTGTAATTGCTCTTATGGATATTTTAAAGGCTGTTTTTGCTGTAGCTATAGTAAGGAGGTTGTATCCTCATTCAGATGTCCTTTTCTTCCTAGCTGGGCTTTTCACGATACTAGGCCATGTTTATCCTGTTTTGCTAGGCTTTAAAGGGGGGAAAGGAACAGCTTCATTGATCGGGATGGTATTGGGAATAGATTATAGAATAGGGATATTATTATTTCTACTTTTAGCTTCCATTACGATTATTACAGATTATATTGCAGTGGGAACCATAATAGTTGTTTCACTGTTTCCCATATTAGCATATGTATTTGGATATTCTACTCAATCGGTAGTTATTTGTATATTTATAGCATTATTATCTATTTATAAGCATTTATCAAATGTGAAAAATATAATTAATAAAAAAGAACCGGGTTTGAGAAAAACCATAAAAAGAAGAAAGAAATAA